The Ostrinia nubilalis chromosome 15, ilOstNubi1.1, whole genome shotgun sequence region tatatttttttctaaattcgtAATTATTCTATACCGCCTACTTTAttctcagtttggccctaaggttgactggcagaaaatgccgaaaggcattaagtccgccttatgtacaccggtctatgtgcatataagttttaaataaataaataaaacgttaataCCAGACATAAAGATAGGCTATACTTACCACCTTCCAGAATCAAAATGCTCAATTGTAGTCCTTTTTATATGGCAgtaaaaatttttaataaaataccgaAACACATAAaattggaaaataaattaagaccGTTTAGTAATAAACTTCAAGATTATTTGATCTCAAACTGCTTCTACTCACTTGATGAATTTTTTAGTTATCGCGACAATAATAATCTTTGAGATAGATCTGGATGACGTCTGTAATTTACAAATCACATATACCTCTGGGAGGTAGcaatgtaacatttttttaacatcTGTCTTTAATATGTGTACATTGTGAAGTGaataaaatgaatatgaatgaaAATGAGCACTACTGGTACTCCTTGATGGCTCTGCAGGCTCAGATCTAGCCAAATCAATGGATTGCTGGCataaaataacttcattttATACTACTTCCTTCTTTTGATCTAAATGGTGCAGAAGCTAGCTTTTATttggatttttttaatgttcgagTCATTTTCATCACCTAATAagcataatataatattttctgaTATTAAAATGCTACATTaaagagttaaattaaaaaatgattattatttgaattaaatataaaaaaaaacaaaacgcacgagcgtgccattttttccccttaaaaatgaatttaaaccgAACTGCTACGATAGTGCGTATTACAtttaagttaattttaagtaagcaatactataaattattttaatggtttttcatttatttattataatacaatatttactttataattaataacattttaacaacaATACTagcaaaatactatttttttatatacgTACCTCTCCGGGAGTTCGCGGCGAAAAATTCTGACATCTTTCACAATCGCTATCCGGCGACCAACTGCCCGCAAGAGGgtcctatatttttttattaaaagtatcaTAATACGCACGATCGCCGCGTACCGATTTCGTTCcgaaaaacaaaattttgacaagcaaatttttattttaagtcaaTGCGCACGCTTATTTAAGTCGGGTCtgaaagggataaaataaaaaatgtcgaCGTGACATGCTTTGCACAGTCTGTTGTACTCCCTGTTTGCCTAGCCGTCTTTATACAGGCTGttgggtaaatgggtatatgagctgacactagcccatgttaacatggtcatataaatggtatgttgaagtcagaaatttgatatcatcattttaatttttttaatgttcatacaaaataaattttataaaatccgatttgtatgaaaattaaaataattaaaatgaaaatatcaattttctgacttcaccataccatttatatgaccatgttaacatgggctagtgtcggctcatatacccatttacctaacaccctgtatatgtcagTCTATGAGAAATcacaattttgtttaaataacaaCTATAGGCAGGATGCAAACCGAGTGGAGGGAGTAGGCTGTTAAGCCTCAATAACAATCACAGCGCTCCCTGCGGCTAAAATTGACATTTTAGTCGCTGACTTAAGCTGTCAAATCCATATTGCAGTAAACATTTTCTAATCGTTTTTGAGATAAAATATGGTTCTAGGAAGAAAGATGTGTTGTTGTGAATTGTAATAACACCAAGAAGAAAAGCGATTGTGAATTTTATCGATTTCCAAGACCGTGGTAGATACAAGAACAAAGaaataaatgataatgatgatggcaCGAAACCCCAGTTTAGTCACCAGTAGGCTCATTTTTTcacattatttacttacttctTGTTTGACAGCGGTGACAATATTGCTCATATAGCCCACCTTTACGAGGCGCTGTCGTCGTGCTCGGTCGcaatacataatgtgtgtgttaaaagcatcAAAAAAAGTGTGTGTTACAAATATACAATAAATCTATCGATCCCACGTCTCTTgccgattggtagggagaggtcatttccaacaCCCGCTCTGGGAGCCGCTCGTTTGCTCAGGgtgggcactgttggagcgtgtcagtctgcgGTGGTGACTGACGGTCAAGCGTACCGATGATGATTTTCTGACTGGAATAGGTATTCCCCCTACAACTGGGTCGGACCCTGCTGGCggagcattcctattaactattctgtaaccacctatttatggaaaataaattatcagtattatcctctttataatattagtatacatattattgctgttccaaattttcgtcattcgttttcgtttcatcgctaaaaataacttacttttatttctcattacgtctgaaatagaatttgttgtcgcaaaatctaccaccacgtgatcgcaaaatctaccaccaagattttgtggatacactataaaagtccagctacgTGTCAAAtatcaacgtacgcgtgacacatgtcagcagagcactgagcgacgtgacctcactctggaacgcctcgaggcggactgaatttgaacgattcttgcgcggcgttttatagtacttttgaaatactcatagaaaaaaaattacaatgaattattttaaatttcaaagtaaatatttaagttaagatattattctattatattaagcaatttttgtgttgaataaaggaagaatattgatgaaaaaattactttgatttttgggtatttcacgttcttttaatttgtgatttctcattgtaaaatgcttaaatctaaaaaatttctcagataactatttgcccaaggatctatgctataggatataaatgtttgttaaatcgttttcacagtatttttataaaaatttcagcttgtaaactgacgctaaagtggaaatttacaaaacctatgtggacttatcttgatagaattcttaaatactaaactaatcgcaatattttctcaattaactatttagacgacgaaattgcctaactatttatgactataacatatttgtaatattactggttaatgattgtaacgagttgaaaaagtactgtttttgcgccaatcggcgtaaacgctcttaagcagGTTAAACTTGAGAAATCATGGTTTTTGTGGAGCCAATTTTTTAATCCACAAGGAAGCTCTAGACCTGCATCTGATGGAAAGAGATGATCAGGCCGACGTAAACGTTGGAAGGGAACGTCTCCTACACCACAGAGGAACTGCCCCCCTAAacaaaatgcactttttgatcgaatcgaaaatcgaatccgtcaaaacttcatacaaaaaaagagcttttcgaccacttttcgactggtttgcgattataatttacACTTTGTCtatatcttacctctaactgccggaacaacaattgttatggcgacagactttcACTAAATTTTGGTAGATGTTCACATAGTGAAACAAACAGTGAAGAGAAGGGTGTCTCAGGGTCAAAGGAAAATTTTACAACCACATAATGTATGAGGTAGCCCTACGTAAAaccaacataaatattatttcgacACATTTGGGGCAACGACCATTGCGTTGATAACCTTCGTGTCGCGATTGCAGTTTCAAGTAAACAAAATGGGTGACTTGTACTAAGTACAATGTACTTACTTGTCGCGAATTTAAGGGCTTTCGGAATATGTTTGAATGTAATTAACCTGTGTTTTTTCGCTTTAAATCGAAACATTTACAAGTTATTTGGAGATTAAGATCCCCGACTATAATCTCCCTTTTGCCATTCCTAGTAGGTAGCTAGGAATATTGGAGGTATTCCAGAATAGATACTCCAGGGGATTTTATCAATCCAGTGGTAACCAGCCAAAAATGACTAAAAACGAATGTCCTTGACTGTAAGCACAGTGAATTGTAGAGTCAACTGTTTGCTCATTGGCCCCCAGACTATTTGCATTGTAAATTAACAAAACCATTAGAATGGTTAGATAATAAAAGCACATGACTGCATAGAATGAACCAACTGGCTTAGAATAATAAATGGGTATTATTTAGAATCactatgaaaataataaataactctttaaCTTAGTGTTACATGCTTCTAGCCTATTCTATAGATATTTGCCATGGGGTATGACCTAATTCTATTCTATCTCttggtaggtacttaacatAAATGAAGTTTTTGAGAAATAGAATTCCCAGTctcaatacatgtttagttttcAAATAGAACCttgaaaatattagaaaaatcatTACAAAGagtacaacaataaaatttgtgAAAGCAAAGAACACACAGACAGTAAAATATTCAATACATAATAGCAAAGAATTTAGAAATCTAGTTGTTTTGTAGGACAAACAATGGCATCACAACATCTTATTATCAGTGTAGGATACAAAGGTCATAATGTAATCAAGCTTGTGTTTGTAATGTTAGCAGCCTATGTAGTATAACGGCACAATGTGAATCACTAACTCATCAACACCAAAATGATCCTTATAACAATAAggataaaaatcatttttatctaacttaagtgatacaaattagcttgtcaTGCTCTCAGTAACAAAAAACATACAAATCCTCAAAATATTAAAGCCACAATTTACCTAAATCCATTTGTGAATGACCCTTCAACCAATCATGAATACTCTCACAGTGAAACCCAAAGGTAACCCAATATTGAAACCAACCTGTCTGTCTCCAGCCTCACCGCGGAGCTGCCATACAAGTTCTGCGCACTGGGCTAAGCCCGTAGCGCCCAGCGGGTGCCCTTTAGCTATCAACCCACCGCTAGGGTTCACTACTACGCGCCCACCGTACGTGTTGTCTCCGGCGTCAATGAACTTCCCTGCTTCGCCCTCTCCGCACAACTGTAAACCTTCGTATGTGATCAACTCGTTAGCCGAAAAGCAATCGTGAAGTTCAACCACATTGACTTGCATTGGTGACACACCAGTTTTCTCATACAAACGCTTGGCGGCCAATGCGGTCATGTCCGTGCCGGCGATCTTCATCAAGCTGTTTTCATTGAAAACAGCAGGAGTGTCTGTAGCCATTTCCATACCAATGATTTCTACAGCCTTATTCTGGAGACCGTAACGCTTGACTGCCTCCTCTGACATCAGGACTGCAGCACCAGCACCGTCACTGGTCGGACAGCACTGTAGTTTTGTAAGAGGACCGTAAATCTTTCTAGAATTCAACACCTCCTCGACTGTGTACTCTCTGTTGTTTTGTGCTCGGGGGTTCTTGGCACCGTGACGGTGATTTTTGGCTGCTACTTTGGCGAAGTGTAACTCAGTCGTGCCGTACTTCTTCATGTGCTCAATTCCGGCATTACCAAAGAACTGTGGGGTCATGGGTGCTGGCGCGATGTCAGTCATGTCGGCCATCTTCAGGATGTGCCTGTCCATAGGGTTGGTTCTGTCTGTGAAGGCACCGGCGCCTAGCGCACCGGGGGCCATCTTCTCAAAGCCTACCGCGAGAATGACATCAGATATACCACCTTCAATAAGTTGTTTGGCAAGGAACAATGCGTTGGAGCCGGTGGAACAGTTATTATTGACGTTGTATATCGGTATCCCCGTCATACCGATCTGGTATAGTACTCGCTGACCGCAAGTAGAGTCACCGAATACATAGGCGCAAACTGCTTGCTGTACGTCGTCGTACTTGATGCCCGCATCTTTCAGTGCATCTAACACGGCCTCTTTGCCGAAATCCGGGTAATCTTTTCCCGAGCCGGGCTTCACAAATTTCGTCATTCCAACACCAACAACGTACACTTTTTTACCCATTTTGGAAGTTTGATAATTACCTCTTGATTGTAGACGACAGCGAAGACGGAGATTCGAAGTCACAATAAAACTAATTGAACTCTGTGAATTGAACAACTGATATCTTCCTTAGTCACgtatgattaaatttaacaaagaTAACAGCGATAGGAGAAATTATAGCAGGAATTAACGAATATTTGCGTAGAAGTTGTACAACCAGTGCGACGACCTGCTTTCAAAATGAAAGGATTAGTGACTTAGTGAGAGAAAAAACATGAAATGCGTAATAGAATAGGGCCCAGCAAAAGAAAGAAAAGGACAAAAAAATCACCAATACCGCAATGGAACGTCATTAACGTCAAAATTAAGGATGCTATTACTTTAATCGACTAGAATATCGAAATATGAATGTGTTAATCGATTTCAAAATTATATAAATATCATGTGGCAGTCAGCAGCAGTACAGATAgttttactttaaataaaatatttactttaaaattctatgattcaataaaatatagaatCAATAACATTGTAAGCAAGTATTTTTTACTAGTTCCTTAAATCCTTTTCGGTcctattttagtttttataattaAGACTGGCcatttacattttttgaaaaGTCAacgataaaatttaatttttggaaTTCATTATAAACAAAATAGCTCAGTGTCATTTTACATAGTGAAATTTTTTGTAATGTCTAAATTTTAAggtttttaaaaatttattgtaaattgatgagaaaatttaaaattatttaagtactaTCTGAAAATGTCTTTGGATAGACAAAGAATATTGAGTGAATTGGGTAGTGTTATGAACCAGCTTAAAAGTGCAGATTGGTAAGTGTTCTTACGTTGTAATAAAGGTAGCATCGTGGTAGGTACGTTTTtatctcagaatacagaacaaactgtttgttccgtattctgaggtttttataattatattatgataaaaataagCTTTCCTGTAACGATGaaacatctgggggcacggcagtgcccccaccaagtcgagcaacaCGGcagcacggccgtaccatccttttctcgaagcaattcaggccattttcgaccccctgtaacttcgttgtggataaaactagaagactgaattttcagtaaccatgcaggcattgtaaagacacggtatatttcaaatttcattcaatttgaaccagtagtttaagaattataacgtgtcaaagtttcttaattttgtcactcactgactcaccgatcatcaaaactctaaggcacttctagcagacctagaagcttcaaatttggaatataagtagtgtttggtgtatgaatcaaggaaaaactaaaatatttgggggcacggtagtgcaaccgccaagtcgagtaaaatttttcaatttcggtccagttttctagatacataactgctgtctacaaaatacaaaaagaaatgagatcccatcaaaaacaatacttgtcaaaaaaaccaagtctcgcaactcagttgttctacggtaaaaagttgtgagatccatgtaataccaagtccaggccaggaaatctttaacgttttacataaattattgacttggccatcgcatgaaaacacgtgtaaattaaattatttagtgcgattgccaagtcaataatttatgtaaaacgttaaagatttcctggcctggacttggtattacatggatctcacaactttttaccgtagaacaactgagttgcgagacttggtttttttgacaagtattgtttttgatgggattactTTTACTATCCAAACTGTATTTCAATGAAACATTTTTTCCAGTGGCTGTATGGGCAAGCTGTTTTCTAATCAGAATCAAAATCAAGGTGCATCTATGGGCAGCCCAATGCAAAGTTATGGAGGTTGCAGACGAGGGTGTTGCCATGGGCATGGATATAATATGGGCACCCCCTGTGCTGGTGAGCCGTATTCTATGAATCACTCCATGAATCGTCCCTGTATGGGTCATTGCAACCCACCAAAGCTTTATGCTGACACCTACAACTATCTGAACAACAATTTAATGCAACCAGTTGTAAAAGAAGTTTATGATGACCTCAAGAGTATTAACCCTGGAAATGCAGTTATGAATAGTCCTTTAGCAAATCAGATGGGCCTTTCACAAGGAAGTTCAGGTGCCACGATGCAAGGTGATGTTTCTGGTGGATTTACAGGCGCGCATAACATGCCTGGAATGGGAAATACTAACCCTAATACTATGGCAATGGAACAATCACGTCAACCAATGAATGCTATGGGTGGTATGGGCCCTCAAATTATGAATATGATAATGGGAGATGGCAGTAGTAAGCCAAGTAACGCTCAAGGTATGCAAGGTGGGCAATTAAAAGGGCCTACAGTTATTGACGCTCCCCAATCTCCTCACGGTCAAGTTGGGATTACGCCGATTAATACATCTTTAGAAACACATCAGTTTAGAGGAAACTTAGGTAACTCATTTAATCAACAAGGTAACAATGGAGCCGGTTATGGTCAAAACCCAACAACACAGTATATGACCCAGCAACCAAACCAAGGAAACCCAATGATGGGAAATATGGGCCAGAACGCTACGCCTCAAGGATCATCACAGATGGGAATGGTTTCAGGTAGCCCTCAAATGGGCACTGCAAGTCCAGGTGCTCAACAAACAGCACCAGCCGCTGGTCAATATGGCCAACATACTCAAGGCGTAATGAAGTTTAACGAGATGTTCCCTGGTGTAATGCAAGGTGGTGACTTGGGATTCGATCCCATGGCGATTGCTATTCAAATGAATCCAGCTAATCAGCAGAAGGCTGCCATGGATACTATGCAAAAAATGATGACTAGTGGTCCGATGAGTAGAGCTATGGATCCATCAGTAATGAAGCCTGTAATGGACGCGACAAAAACTGCCGTACAAAATATAAATCCATCTAACACTGTTCCCGTTGATCAGAACCAGCAAAACGTGTCTTATGTTAACCAAACTGGTGGTCAAAAAATACTGAGTGGTCAACAGAATAATATTAATCCTATACAAAATACTAATCAGCAGTTTGTACCTGGTAACCAACAGGCAATTAATCAAAATACTGGAATTGTTTCTCAACCTcttcaacaacaacaacaacaacaacaacaacaacaacaacaacaactgccatatcaacaacaacaacagcaaGTTTATACAGCTGTCACTGGAGCAGTACCTCCTAATCAGCAGCAATTACAACAACAGCAATTGCAAGGGTACCAACAACAATTAAATCCTAACCAACAATATCAACAACCACAGACTCAATACATTACGGATCCCAATACAGGAGCGGCTATGACGCCACCTACAATGTCCGGTGGATATAACGAAGGCATGACGGATCCGAATGGTCAGATGCAACCTTCGCCACCTGAACAGGCAGATCTACAGGGTGCTGTTCCACCTCAGCCTATGTATAAAGATCCAATATTCCCAGCAGATACGTCAAGAAATCGACCATTTATATATTCGAAGCCTGTGAAGCACTTAGATTACAATACACTAGGCCAGCCAATTGAAATGTTACCTGCAAAAATGTTTCACCCACCGGAGCCTGGTCTTCCTCAGACTTTGTCACCCCAACCTGCTACTAAGCTTCGTAATGATTACATGAGATATAGTAATGTAAAATCCACCATCAGTAAAACTTCTTTGATGGGCAACAAGCCTGTCGGCAGAACTCCTAGCAGGAGTCAATTACAGCATATCTACAATCAGTACAAAGGATCGCAATCTTTCACGCAACAGAACGTGCGACCCCCTGTTCAAGGAGGGCGACCTCCTGTTCAAGGAGGTACTTTCTCTGAAGGGAAGTTAAATATCCCTCCGACCAATAATAATCCTCCGCAGCCAGTGGTTGTGGAGAAAGTTGGAGGTGATACTGCTGCGAATAATCAATTGGCTAGTCACCAAATAACCAATAAAGCTCAGCCAATGGGATACAACAATATGGGAGATGTACCAGTTCCAACCAATAAGCCGCAGGGAGATGCTCCAATAAAGGTACtttatgttattaattatttactacatttgtattgtattgttgataaaattaatatttacttatttacattcctatcatttattattatttaatttattaatattagtattagtagtaggtattgttaattattaaatattggATTACAGCCTTCGTCTCCTATCCCTACTCGTCAAGCTAAGTTAAGAAATGGATTACAAGATGTGGTTTACACTTCCTACCCTTCCTCGGCTGCGTGGTCTTTCCATGGAACGAATACCTATCGTCCCATCGCGTCTGTTGGTTACCGTTTTCGGAATATAAGGTAAAATTGCGTGAAGAGAGTGATGTGTTAGTATCTTGTGATGTGCATTGAAAAACATTATTCAGTGTTTTGTGTGGAAAATAATTTGTGACactattgtaataataattgtaattgaATAAGGGGTTGGCGAATCTTATTTATTGTTGTTCGAGTTGTCAGAATGTTATAcagagaaaaattaaataaatatatggaTTCCAACGGTTTCGAGCTTTTCATTTCCAAGTTGGTCAGACCACAGGTCAGACTCAGACTGGATACTGTCGGGTGCGCTCCATTATAATTTCCTATGAAATCTGGAAGGAAACCCTGATTGTCCCATTGGGCGGAAATTGCAAATTATGATTTTAACGTCCTTCCTCCGTGACTCGTCTCGTCGTCGTAGACCGTAGTAGCGTAGCATACTGTGTACCATACCACAGACAATGGCAGTCGACTAATGACTCTTTATCGAATCGCGAAACTAGCAGCACGGCAGTTCACGGCACTATTAATgtcattgtaaaaaaaaagttgtcaCTTTGTGCTTTGTGGTTTTGGTGGAATTATTTCCAATCCCTTGCATCATGGTATGGCAACTAGGAACTTtgctttttttatcaaaaaagcgccatc contains the following coding sequences:
- the LOC135078985 gene encoding sterol carrier protein 2, with translation MGKKVYVVGVGMTKFVKPGSGKDYPDFGKEAVLDALKDAGIKYDDVQQAVCAYVFGDSTCGQRVLYQIGMTGIPIYNVNNNCSTGSNALFLAKQLIEGGISDVILAVGFEKMAPGALGAGAFTDRTNPMDRHILKMADMTDIAPAPMTPQFFGNAGIEHMKKYGTTELHFAKVAAKNHRHGAKNPRAQNNREYTVEEVLNSRKIYGPLTKLQCCPTSDGAGAAVLMSEEAVKRYGLQNKAVEIIGMEMATDTPAVFNENSLMKIAGTDMTALAAKRLYEKTGVSPMQVNVVELHDCFSANELITYEGLQLCGEGEAGKFIDAGDNTYGGRVVVNPSGGLIAKGHPLGATGLAQCAELVWQLRGEAGDRQVPRARIALQHNLGLGGAVVVTMYRKGFEGASANQVAASANPEDFKVYKYLKILEEAMQTDEDKLIEKVRGIYGFKVRNGPNGSEAYWVINAKEGKGKVTYDGKEKPDVTFTINDEDVADLISGKLNPQKAFFQGKIKIQGNMGLAMKLTDLQRQASGRIEAIRSKL
- the LOC135078987 gene encoding histone-lysine N-methyltransferase 2D-like, which translates into the protein MSLDRQRILSELGSVMNQLKSADCGCMGKLFSNQNQNQGASMGSPMQSYGGCRRGCCHGHGYNMGTPCAGEPYSMNHSMNRPCMGHCNPPKLYADTYNYLNNNLMQPVVKEVYDDLKSINPGNAVMNSPLANQMGLSQGSSGATMQGDVSGGFTGAHNMPGMGNTNPNTMAMEQSRQPMNAMGGMGPQIMNMIMGDGSSKPSNAQGMQGGQLKGPTVIDAPQSPHGQVGITPINTSLETHQFRGNLGNSFNQQGNNGAGYGQNPTTQYMTQQPNQGNPMMGNMGQNATPQGSSQMGMVSGSPQMGTASPGAQQTAPAAGQYGQHTQGVMKFNEMFPGVMQGGDLGFDPMAIAIQMNPANQQKAAMDTMQKMMTSGPMSRAMDPSVMKPVMDATKTAVQNINPSNTVPVDQNQQNVSYVNQTGGQKILSGQQNNINPIQNTNQQFVPGNQQAINQNTGIVSQPLQQQQQQQQQQQQQQLPYQQQQQQVYTAVTGAVPPNQQQLQQQQLQGYQQQLNPNQQYQQPQTQYITDPNTGAAMTPPTMSGGYNEGMTDPNGQMQPSPPEQADLQGAVPPQPMYKDPIFPADTSRNRPFIYSKPVKHLDYNTLGQPIEMLPAKMFHPPEPGLPQTLSPQPATKLRNDYMRYSNVKSTISKTSLMGNKPVGRTPSRSQLQHIYNQYKGSQSFTQQNVRPPVQGGRPPVQGGTFSEGKLNIPPTNNNPPQPVVVEKVGGDTAANNQLASHQITNKAQPMGYNNMGDVPVPTNKPQGDAPIKPSSPIPTRQAKLRNGLQDVVYTSYPSSAAWSFHGTNTYRPIASVGYRFRNIR